TTGGTGCAGTGGCCGGCGGTGAGGAAGTACCGGACGTTGTTCTTGGTGACGTTGAAGGCGGCCGAGCAGCGGGAGCCGCCGCCGTAGATGGCGTCACCGCCCGCCACCTCGCGCTTGAACACGCCGGGGACGCGGGTGACGCGTACGGCGCCGTCGAGCGAGGCGGCGACCTGGCGGAGCCGGGCCAGGTCGCGGGCGGAGACGGAGGAGTCGGCCTCGACGGCGATCTGGTTGGTGCGCGGGTCCAGGCCCCAGGAGGTGCCGGTGATCTTGGCCTTGGCCTCCAGCGCGGCCATGGCGGCGTCGAGCTGGGCGGCGCCGCGCTGGACGCGCTTGGGCGTGGCGCCGGCGGCGCGGGCCTTCGCGGCGGCGGCCTCGGTGGTGACGGTGACGACGAGTTCGCCGGTCTCGGCGTCCACGTAGGTGCCGGCGCTGTCGTCGCCGAGGGTCCGCTCCACGGTGGCGTCGAGGGCGTGGAGGGCGGCGGCCGCGTCGGGGGCGGGGGTGGGGGTGAGGGGTGCGTCCGCGGCTCCGGCCGGGGTGGCGGCGAAGCCGAGGGAGGCGACGACGAGCAGGGCGGACAGTCCGGTGCGCGCACGGGTGGTGCGTCTCATGCCGGTGGTCTCCTTCGTCGGTGACGGGTGGGACGTACCGAGGAAGGAATTTGACATGGCCCCTTCATTACCGCAAGGGGGCGTGCCGGCCCGGGCGCGGCGCGGGGCAGCGCCGACCGGGGCGGTGCCGACCGCGCGGACGGGAGCGCCGGCATGGAAACCGCCCCCGCCCGGCGTGGGGGCCGGACGGGGGCGGTGTCTGGGGGCGGTCCCGTACGGGGCCGGGGTGACGCCTACGGGTCGGGGGCGTCCCCTACAGGGCCGGGTGACCCTACGGGCCGGGGTGGCCCGTAGGGGCCGGGAGGGGCGTCAGCCCATGTGCGGGTAGCCGTACTCGGTCGGCGGGACCAGCGTCTCCTTGATGGCGCGGGTCAGCGTCCAGCGCATCAGGTTCTGCGGGGCGCCGGCCTTGTCGTTGGTGCCGGAGGCGCGGCCGCCGCCGAAGGGCTGCTGGCCGACGACGGCGCCGGTCGACTTGTCGTTGATGTAGAAGTTGCCCGCGGCGTACCGCAGCTTCTCCATCGTGTGCGCGGCGGCGGCACGGTCCTTGGCGATGACCGAACCGGTCAGCGCGTAGGCGGACACCGACTCCATCTGGTCGAGCATGGCGTCGTACTGGTCGTCCTCGTATACGTACACGGCAAGGATCGGGCCGAAGTACTCGTCCCGGAACACCTCGTTCTCCGGGTCGGTGCACTCGATGACGGTCGGGCGGACGAAGTAGCCCACCGAGTCGTCGTACGAGCCGCCCGCGACGATCGTGCACGCCGGGTCCGCCTTGGCGCGGTCGATCGCGGCCTTGTTCTTGGCGAACGCGCGCTCGTCGATGACGGCGCCGATGAAGTTCGTCAGGTCGGTGACGTCACCCATCTTGATGCCGTCCACCTCGGCCGCGAACTCCTCCTTGAAGCCGGAGTTCCAGATCGAGGCGGGGATGTACGCGCGCGAGGTCGCCGAGCACTTCTGGCCCTGGAACTCGAACGCGCCACGCGTCAGCGCGGTCTTCAGGACGGCGCGGTCGGCGCTCGGGTGCGCGACGACGAAGTCCTTGCCGCCCGTCTCGCCGACGATCCGCGGGTAGGAGCGGTACTTCTCGATGTTGTTGCCGACCGTCTTCCACAGGTGCTGGAAGGTGCGGGTGGAGCCGGTGAAGTGGATGCCCGCGAGCATCGGGTGCTCCAGGGCCACCTCGGAGACGGCGATGCCGTCGCCGGTCACCAGGTTGATGACGCCCTTCGGCAGGCCGGCCTCCTCCAGCAGCTCCATGAGCAGCACGGCGGCGTGGGTCTGCGTCGGGGACGGCTTCCACACGACGACGTTGCCCATGAGGGCCGGGGCGGTGGGCAGGTTGCCCGCGATGGCCGTGAAGTTGAACGGCGTGATCGCGTAGACGAAGCCCTCCAGCGGGCGGTGGTCCAGACGGTTCCACACGCCGGGCGAGTTCGCCGGGGGCTGCTCGGCGAGCAGGTCACGGGCGTACTTGACGTTGAACCGCCAGAAGTCGACCAGCTCGCACGGCGTGTCGATCTCGGCCTGCTGGGCGGTCTTCGACTGGCCGAGCATGGTCGAGGCGGCCAGCGTCTCGCGCCACGGGCCGGACAGCAGCTCGGCGGCGCGCAGGAAGATCGCGGCGCGGTCGTCGAAGGACATCGCGCGCCACGCCGGAGCGGCGGCCAGGGCGGCGTCGACGGCGTCCTGGGCGTCCTGCCGGGTCGCGGCGGCGAAGGTGCCGATCACGGCCCGGTGGTTGTGCGGCTGCACGACGTCCACCCGCTCGCCGCCGCCCATGCGCTTGACGCCGTTGATGGTCATCGGCAGGTCGATCGGGTTCTCGGCCAGCTCCTTGAGCTTGGCCTCCAGCCGGGTCCGCTCCGGGGAGCCGGGGGCGTAGCCGTGCACCGGCTCGTTGACCGGGGCGGGGACCTGGGTCACAGCGTCCATGGGTCTCGTAACTCCTTTGGTGAGGGGTGTCAGGGGCGGCGCCCCCGCTGGGCTCCGGATCAGTTCTTGGTGATCATCGAGCGGGCGAAGAACAGCAGGTTGGCCGGCTTCTCCGCGAGACGGCGCATGAAGTATCCGTACCAGTCGGTCCCGTACGCCGTGTAGACCCGCATGCGGTGGCCCTCGGCGGCGAGCCGCACGTGCTCGTCGCCGCGGATGCCGTACAGCATCTGGAACTCGTACTCATCCAGTTTGCGCCCGTGGCGGCGCGCGAGCTCCTGGGTGATCGCGATGAGCCGCGGATCGTGCGAGCCGATCATGGGGTAGCCCTCGCCCGCCATGAGGATCTTGAGGATGCGGACGTACGCCCGGTCGGTCTCCGCCTTGTCCTGGTACGCCACGGACGCGGGCTCCTTGTAGGCGCCCTTCACCAGGCGGACGCGGCTGCCGTTCGCGGCGAGGCGGCGGGCGTCCTCCTCGGTGCGGAAGAGGTACGCCTGGATGACGCAGCCGGTCATCGGGAAGTCCTTCCGCAGCTCCTCGTGGATGGCGAACATCGAGTCGAGGGTCGTGTGGTCCTCGGCGTCCAGCGTGACGGTGGTCCCGATCGCGGCGGCCGCCTCGACGACCGGGCGGACATTGGCGAGGGCCAGCTCGTGGCCGCCTTCCAGCGCCTGGCCGAACATCGACAGCTTGACGGACATCTCCGCCTTCTCGCCCAGGCCCAGCGGCTCCAGGCGGCGGATCAGCTCCAGGTAGGCGTCGCGGGCGGCGGTCGCCTGCTCCGGGGTGGTGATGTCCTCGCCGACGACGTCGAGGGTGACTTCCAAGCCCTTGTCGGTGAGGTCCGTGACGATGGGGATGACCTGGTCGACGGTCTCCCCGGGGATGAACCGGTCGACGACCGGCTTGGTCACCGGGGCCGCCGACACAATGCGGCGCATCTTGTCGCTGCGCGAAGCGGCGAGGATCACGGGACCCAGCACGGGGCACCTCCACGAACAGGGGTTGACACCAGGATGAAGCGGCCGGAATCCGACGTCACGGAAACGGCACGGAGAACCACCGTGAAACCTAAGGATCACCCCGCTCCCGGGCCATCGACAGCTGTCACGCATCCGTGCCGCCGATCTCAGACATCTGTCTGAAGGGGTGGGAGAATGTCCGGGTGAAGGGCGATTACCAAGAACTGGTGGACGAGATCTCGGCGCTCCTCGGCGCCCCCGCCACGCTGGAGAACCGGGATTTCGGACTGATCGCCTTCGGCGCGCACGACAGCGACGACGCCTCCGAGATGGACCCGGTCCGTACGCGTTCGATCCTCACCCGCAAGTCCACCCCGGCCGTCCGCGCCTGGTTCGAGGGGTTCGGCATCGCCCGCGCGACCGGCCCGGTGCGCATCCCGGCCGCCCCGGACGCGGGCGTGTACCGGGACCGGCTCTGCCTGCCCGTACGCCATCGGGGCGTCGTCCTCGGGTACGTGTGGCTGCTCGACACCTCCCCCGGACCGGCGCCCGAGCAGCTGGCGGCGGCGATGGAGGTGGCCACCCGGATCGGGGCGCTGCTCGCCGAGGAGGAGCGGGCGGGCGCCGACCTGTCGCGGGAGCTGCGGGCCGTGCTGACGGCGGAGCGGGAGTGGAGCTACGACCTGGCGCTGGCCACGCTGCGCTCGGCGCTCGGCCCGGACGCGGACGGGCTGCACGCCCTCGTGTGCGTGGCCCCGTGGCCGGGCGGCGACAGCCCCTCGGCCCGTACGGCTCCGGGGCTGGCCGCCCTCTGCACGACACCGTGGCCGGGCCCTGGCGCACCGGGCCCTGGCGCACCGGGGCCCGGCGCGGCGAGCGCGGGCGCTCCCGGCACGGCCACTCCCGGTACGGGCGCTGCCGGTACGGGCCGGTCGGGCAGGCGCGCGTCCGGCGCGGGCGGCCAGGGCCTGGGCGTCCGGGTGCCGGGCGGCCAGGTGCTGGGCGCGCTGGTCCGCCTCCGCTCCCCCGACGCCCTCGCCCCCGCGCTGACGGCCGGCGCCCGGCTGTGCGACGCGGCGGGCCCGGGTGCCGTCGCCGGGGTGGCCGCCCCGCGGCGCGGCCTGCCGGAGATGGGCGCCGCCTGGGCGGAGGCCACCTCGGCGGCGCGCGCGGCGCTGGCCCAGCCGCACCTGGGGCCGGTCGCGCCCTGGGCGTCCATCGGCCCGTACCGACTGCTCACCGCGCTCCCCCGGGCGGCGGCGGACGACCCGGTGGTACGGCCGCTGCTGGGCCGGGCGCACACCGAACTGGCCCGTACCGCCGAGGTGTTCCTCGACCACGCGGGCCAGGCGGGCCGCACGGCCGCGGCCCTGGGCATCCACCGGCAGACCCTGTACTACCGGCTCTCGCGCGTCGAGCAGCTCACCGGCCTCGACCTGGACAACGGCGAGGACCGGCTGCTGCTGCACATGTCCCTGAAGACCCACCGGCTGCACGGCGGCGGAGGAGCCGGGTAAGCGCTTCACCCCCAGTTATTGAAAATAATAATCATTATGTTAGCGTCCGGGCACCGCGATCCTCTCTGCCCGGAAGGGTGCTCTGCCGTGCGCCACCTGCCTGTCCGCCGTCTCCTCCCCGCCGCCGCGCTCGCCTCGGCCTCCCTCCTGCTCGCCGGGTGCTTCGCCGCGCCCGGCGACGGCGGCGACGGCAGCGCGGACGGGGGGAAGCGCGTACGGGTGGCGATGATGAACCCGCCCCGCTCCGGCCTCTCGCCGCTCTCCGACGACGCGTTCAAGCTGTCCCGCTGGTCGACCGCCGAGACGCTCGTCACCCTGGACGCGGCAGGCGACCCCCGCCCGGCCCTCGCCACCTCCTGGAAGCAGGACGGCACCCGCTGGACCTTCACCGTCCGCGACGGCGTCACCTTCCACGACGGCACCCAGTTCACCGCCCGGGACGCCGCCCGCTCCCTCACGCGGGCCGCGACCGCCTCCCCCAAGCCCCGCATCCTCGACGGCGTGGACCTCACCGCGACCGCCGCCGGGAAGACCCTCACCGTCACCACCGCCACCCCCGACCCGCTCCTCCCGCAGCGGCTCAGCTCCCCGCAGCTGTCGATCCTGTCGGCCGGGGCCTACCGGGGGAAGACGGTCGACCCGGTCGGCACCGGCACCGGCGCCTTCCGCCTCACCAAGGTGAACGGCGCCGCCTCCGCCTCCCTCGACCGGTACGACGGCTACTGGGGCGGCAGGGCCAAGGCCCCCGGCATCGACGTGACGTTCATCCCCGACGGCACCGCGCGCGCCGCCGCCCTGCGCACCGGGGAGGCCGACATCGTCGAGGCCGTCCCCGTCTCCCAGGCCGCCCTCCTCGACCCGGACCTCGTCACGGAGGTCCCCATGCCGCGCACCAACACCCTGTACCTGAACACCGCGAAGGGCCCGTTCAGGGACCCCGCGCTGCGGGCCGCCGCCCGCGAGGCCATCGACGCCGGGCCGGTCGTCAAGGGCGTGTACGAGGGCCGCGCCGACGTGGCCGAAGGGCTGCTCGGCCCCGCCGTCACCTGGGCGGACGACCTGCGGACGCCCCGCCGCCCGGCCCGCGCCGCCGAACCGCGCGGCGCCACGATCACCATCGGCACGTTCACCGACCGCGCCGAACTGCCCGAGGTCGCGCAGACCCTCCAGCAGCAGCTGCGGAAGGCCGGTTTCGACGTGCGCCTGGAGGTGCGCGAGTACGCCGCCATCGAAGCGGACGCGCTGGCCGGGGCGTTCGACGCGTTCCTGCTCTCCCGCGCGACCGTCCTCGACTCCGGCGACCCCGCCGCGTACCTGTACAGCGACTTCGCCTCGCGCGGCTCCTTCAACCTCTCCCAGCTCACCGACCCCGCCGTCGACGCGGCGCTCGACAAGGCCGCCGCAGCCCCGTCCGGCGACGCGCGCCGCCGGGCGATCATGGCCGCGGAGGCCGCCGTCCTCGCCACCGACGCCGCCGTGCCGCTCCTCCACGAGCGGGTGATCCAGGGCGACGCCGCCGACGTGGCGGGCGCCGCCCACGACCCGCGCGAGCGGCTGCTGGTCACGCCCGGCACCCACGTCAAGTGACCGCCCCCGCCTCCGGGTTCCGCGCCGGGGCCGCCCGGACCCTCGCTCTCGCCGCCGTCGTGGCCGCAGTCGGCCTGCTGCCCTGGTACTCGGGGCGCGACCCCGCCCTGACCGTCCTGCGCGCCCGGTCCGCCGAACAGGAGCCCACCGCCGAGGCGCTCGCCGCCGTCCGCGTCGGCCTCGGCCTGGACGCGGGCCCCGCCGCGCTCCTCGCCGACTGGGTGTCCGGGCTGGCGCGCGGCGACCTCGGCACCTCGTGGGTGTCCGGCGCCGACGTCCTGCCGGCCGTCACGGCGGGCCTGCGGGTGTCGCTCGGCCTCATGGGCGCCGCGCTCACCGTGGCGCTGGCCGTCGCCGCCGCCCTCGTCGCACCCGTGCTGGTGCGCGGCAGGGGCACGTCCGGGGCGGTCGCCGCGATGCTCGCCGCCGTACCGGAGTTCCTCCTCGCCACCGTCGCCCTGGTCGTCGGAGCGGTGTGGCTCGGCTGGTTCCCGGCGGCGGGCTGGCAGGGCCCCGCCCACCTGGTGCTGCCCGCCGTGTCGCTCGGCGTCCCGGCGGGCGGGCTGCTGGGCAGGCTCGCCGCCGACGCGCTGCCCGCCGCCCTCGACGAACGGTGGGCCGAGCTGTGGCGCGCCGCCGGGGTGACCCGGGCGCGGATCGCGGGCGCCGCCCTGCGGCGCGTCCTGCCGCCGCTCGTCCCGCAGGCCGGTCTGGTCGTCGTGGGCCTGACGGGCGGGGCGGTCGCCGTCGAGACGGTCTTCGCCGTGCCGGGCATCGGGCGTACGGCGCTGGGCGCGGCCCGGTCGCAGGACCTGCCGCTGCTCCAGGGCTCCGTGCTGGCCCTGCTGCTGCTCGGCCTCGCGGTGGGCGGCGCCTGCGCGCTCGTACGGCACCGGCTGCTCGGGCCCGGACTGCGCGACGCGGGGCTGACGCTGCCCGCGCCGCGCCCGCCGCGCGCCGGGCCCGCCCTGCCGCTGGCCCTGGCCGCCGTGCTGTTCGGGGTGACCGGCTGGGGCCTGCTGCGCGACCCGTACGTCCTGGACACCGCCGCCCGGCTCGCCCCGCCGTCGTACGCCCACCCGCTGGGGACGGACGGCCTCGGCAGGGACGTGCTGGCCCGCCTCGGGCACGGCGCGGCGGCGACCGTCGGCACGGCCGCCCTCGTCTGCGCGGCGAGCCTGCTGCTCGCCCTGCTGCTGGGGTTCGCGCCGCGCGCCGCCTCGGGCGTGTCCGACATCGCCAACGCGCTGCCGCCCGTGATCGCTGGAATCCTGGTCGCGGCGGCGTACGGGCCCGGCACCGGCGGGGCCGCCCTCGCCGTCGCGCTCGTGTCCTGGCCACCGCTCGCCGCGCACGCCGCCGCCCTCGTGCAGGAGGTTCGCGCGTCCGGGTTCCTGCTGGCACAGCGGGCGATCGGCGCGGGACCGGTGTGGGTGCTCACCCGGCACGTCCTGCCGTCCGTGGCGGGCCCCGTCGCCCGCCACGCCCTGCTGCGCCTGCCCGGTACCGCCCTGGCGCTGGCGTCACTCGGCTTCCTCGGCCTGGGCGCCCAGCCGCCCGCGCCCGAATGGGGGCTGCTCCTCGACGAGTCGCGCGCGTACGTGGAGCGGGCCCCCTGGGCGGCCCTCGCTCCCGCCGCCGCCCTGGCCGTGCTCGCCGCGCTCGCCGTGTCCGCCGCCGCGTACGGCGCCTCGGCCCGGACCACCCGCTCCCGGAAGGCCCCCGCCCGTGTCCGCTGAGGAACCCCTGCTGTCCGTCCGCGACCTGCGGATCTCCTTCGACGGGGCCGATGCCGTGCGCGGCCTGTCGTTCGACGTGCGCGCCGGTGAGGTGCTGGCCCTGGCCGGGGAGTCCGGCGCGGGCAAGTCCCTCACCGCGCGGGCGCTGCTCGGCCTGGTGCCGCGCGAGGCCCGGGTGCGGGGCACCGTCCGGCTGCGCGGCGGGACGGAACTGGTCGGCGCCCCCCGGCGTACGCTCGCCGCGCTGTGGGGCCGCCGCGTCGCCCTCGTCCCGCAGGACGCGCTGTCCGCCCTGTCCCCCGTCCACCCGGTCGGCGACCAGGTCGCCGCCGTCCTGCGGTCCCTGCACGGCGTCTCCCGCCGGGAGGCCCGTGACCGCGCCGGGACGGCACTGGACCGGGTCGGCATCCCCGCGGCGCGCCGTGACGCGTACCCGCACGAGCTGTCCGGCGGCATGCGGCAGCGCGCCGTCATCGCCCTGGCGACGGCCGGGGACCCGGACCTCGTGGTCGCCGACGAGCCCACCACCGCCCTCGACCCGGACCTGCGCGACCAGGTGCTCAGCGTGCTGGCCGAGCGGCGCGCGGCGACCGGCGGGGCGCTCGTCCTCGTCACGCACGACCTGGAGGCGGTCCGCGATCACGCCGACCGCGTCCTCGTCCTGTACGCGGGCCGGCACGCCGAGACGGGCCCCGCCGCGTCCGTCCTCGGCCGCCCCCGCGCCCCGTACACGGCCGGGCTGCTCGCCTCGCTGCCGCCCGCCGTCCCGGTGCCCGGGCGCGGCAGGCGGCTGCCCGCGATCGGCGGCACCCCGCCCGCCCCGGGTGAGCCCGCCGCCGGGTGCGCGTTCGCGCCGCGCTGTCCCCTGGCGGAGGACCGCTGCCGTGCCGAGGTGCCCGCGCCCCGGCCGGTGGGCGACCCGGCGGACGGCCGGGACGTCTCCTGCCACCGCGCGGCCGAACTGCCCCACGCCCTGGGCGAACTGTTCCTGGAGGCGGCGTGAGCGCCCTGCTGGAGGTACGCGACCTCGTCGTCCGGTACGGGACGAGGGTCGCCGTGGACGGGGTGTCGTTCGAGGTGCGCGCCGGTGAGACCCTGGCGCTGGTCGGCCCGTCCGGCTGCGGCAAGTCGTCCACCGCCGCGGCGGCGCTGCTGCTGCGCCGCCCCGACGGCGGCGAGGTGCGGTTCGAGGGGCGCGAGCTGACCGGGCTGCCGGAGCGTGCGCTGCGGGCGCTGCGCCCCGCCATGCAGCCGGTGTTCCAGGACCCGTACGGCTCGCTGAGCCCCCGGCAGCGGGTCCGCGACGCGGTCGCCGAGCCGCTGCGCGTACAGGGCCGCTGGGACCCGGTGAGCGGACCGGCGCGGGTGGCCGAACTGCTGGCGATGGTGGGCCTCGACGCCGCGCACGGCGAGCGGCGGCCGCACGAACTGTCGGGCGGCCAGTGCCAGCGCGCCGGTATCGCCCGCGCCCTGGCGAGCGAGCCCCGGCTGCTGGTCCTCGACGAGCCCGTGTCCGCCCTCGACCCGAGCGTCCGGGCGGGTGTGCTGAACCTGCTGGCCGGGCTCCAGGAGTCCCTGGGCCTGGGATATCTGTTCATCAGCCACGACCGGGCGCTCGTACGGCACTTCGCCGACCGTACGGCCGAGATGCGGGCCGGCCGGCTCGTGCGGGTCTCATGAGCCCGCTCGCCAGGCTCCTGGTCGCCAGCCAGTTCGCCTTCAACACGGGCTTCTTCGCCGTGCTGCCGTACCTGGCCGGTCACCTCGGCGGCACGCTCGGTCTCGGCGGCTGGCTGGTGGGGCTCGTGCTGGGCCTGCGGACCTTCAGCCAGCAGGGGCTGTTCGTGGTGGGCGGCGCGCTGACCGACCGGTTCGGGCCTCGCCCGGTGGTGCTGGCCGGGTGCGCGCTGCGGGTGGCGGGCTTCGCGTGGCTCGCGTGGGCGGAGGCGGTGTGGGCGGTGATCGCGGCGGTGGTCCTCGTCGGCTTCGCCGCCGCCCTGTTCTCTCCCGCCGTCGAGTCGGAGGCGGCACGGGAGGCGGTACGGCTGGAGGCCGCCGCGGGGCTGCCGCGCACCCGGCTCCTAGCCCGGTTCTCCGCGGCGGGCCAGGCCGGGGCGCTGCTGGGCCCGGCGCTGGGCGCGGTGCTGCTGGCGGGCGACTTCCGGCTGGCGTGCGGGGCCGGGGCGGGGGTGTTCCTGCTGGTGCTGGCCGGGCACGCGCGGCTCATGCCGGGCCGGGCGGGCGGGGACCCCACCGGCCGGGCGCGGGCGGGCGCGGGGCGCACGGCGGCGGAGCTGGGCCGGGTGCTGCGCCACCGGCCGTTCCTCGCGCTGACGGCCGCGTACGCCGCGTACCTGCTGGCGTACAACCAGCTGTACCTGGCGCTGCCCGCCGAGCTGGACCGGGCGACGGGTTCGCAGGCGGCGCTGGGGTGGCTGTTCGCCCTGTCGTCCGCACTGGTGGTGGCCGGGCAGCTGCCGCTGGAGCGGTGGGCGGCGCGGCGACTGTCCTGGGCCGCGTCCCTGCGGGTGGGGCTGGTCGTGGTCGCGGGGGCGTTCGCGGCGGGCGGAGCGCTGCGGGGCGCGGGCGGGCCGTGGTCGCCTGTCGTGTTCGTGGTGCTGCTGTCGGTCGGCCAGATGCTGGTCTCCCCCGCCGTACGGGCGTGGCTGCCGGACCTGGTGGACGCGCGGCGGCTGGGGCTGTACACCGGGGCGATGTCGTCGCTGGCGGGCCTGGTGGTGCTGGTGGGCGGCGCCCCGGCGGGCGCCCTGGCGGGGACGGCGTGGTACTGGCCGGCCCTGGCGGTGCTCGCGCTGCTGGGCGTGGCGGCGGTGCCCCGCGCGGCGGCCTCGGGCCGGGGCGGCGCGGACCGGAGCCGTACCGGCGCGGGCGGCACGGCGACCGCCCGTACGAACCGGGACGCGGGCACGCGCTGACCGGCGCGGGCGGCGTGTACGGAAGCCGTATGGCGCCCCGGAACCGGGCGCGCTGACCGGCGCGGAGTCCCGCCCGACGCGCGCCGCCCCCGCGCCGCGGACACGCGGGCGGGGGCGGCGACGGGCGGCGCGGGGCCGTCAGGCCAGGTGGGCCGTCAGGTGAGGTTGACCGAGCGGACGGAGGTGGCGCCCACCTCGGCGGCCAGCTCCACGAGGACCGGCTGCGGAACCGAGTCGTCCACGGTGAGGACCGCGACGGCCTCGCCGCCCTCCTCGGCGCGGGAGACCTGCATGCCCGCGATGTTCAGACCGGCCTCGCCGAGGATGCGGCCGACCGTGCCGACGACACCCGGGCGGTCCTCGTAGCGCAGGACGACCATGTGGTCGGCGAGCGCGAGGTCCACGTCGAAGTCGCCGACGGCGACGAGCTTCTGGAGGTGCTTGGGACCGACCAGCGTGCCGGACACGGCGACCTCCTCACCGCTGCCGAGCGTGCCCCGGACGGTGATGACGTTGCGGTGGTCGGGCGACTCGCTGCTCGTGGTGAGCCGCACCTCGACGCCGCGCTCCTGCGCGAACAGCGGGGCGTTGACGTACGACACGGTCTCGTCGACCACGTCCTCGAAGACGCCCTTCAGCGCGGACAGCTCCAGGACCTTCACGTCGTGCTGGGTGATCTCGCCGTACACCTCCACGTCGAGGCGGACCGCGACCTCGCCCGCCAGCGCCGTGAAGATCCGGCCCAGGCGCTCGGCGAGCGGCAGGCCCGGCTTGACGTCCTCCGCGATGACGCCGCCCTGGACGTTGACCGCGTCCGGGACCAGCTCACCGGCGAGCGCCAGGCGCACCGAGCGGGCGACGGCGATACCGGCCTTCTCCTGCGCCTCGTCCGTGGACGCGCCGAGGTGCGGGGTGCAGACGACCTGGTCGAACTGGAACAGCGGCGAGTCGGTGCACGGCTCCTTGGCGTACACGTCGAGGCCGGCGCCCGCGACGCGGCCCTCCTTCAGCGCCGAGTACAGCGCCTCCTCGTCCACGATGCCGCCGCGCGCGGCGTTGACGATGCGGACGGTCGGCTTGACCTTGTGCAGCGCGTCGTCGCCGATGAGGCCGATCGTCTCGGGCGTCTTCGGCAGGTGGACGGTGATGAAGTCGGAGACCTCCAGCAGCTCGTCCAGGGTCAGCAGCTTGACGCCCATCTGCGCGGCCCGGGCCGGCTGCACGTAGGGGTCGTAGGCGACGACCTTCATGCCGAACGCGGACATGCGCTGGGCGACCAGGACGCCGATGCGGCCGAGGCCGACGACGCCGAGGGTCTTCTCGCTCAGCTCCACGCCGGTGTACTTGCTGCGCTTCCACTCGCCGTTCTTCAGCGCCGTGTTGGCCTGCGGGATGTTGCGGGCCGTGGCGACGAGGAGGCCGCAGGCGAGCTCGGCGGCGGTGACGATGTTGGACGTCGGGGCGTTGACGACCATCACGCCGGCCTTGGTGGCGGCGGATACGTCCACGTTGTCCAGGCCCACACCGGCGCGGGCGACGACCTTCAGCCGCTTCGCCGCGGCGATGGCCTCGGAGTCCACCTTGGTGGCGGAGCGGATCAGGATCGCGTCCACGTCGGCGATGGCGGGAAGCAGTTCGTCGCGGTTCGCGCCGTTGCAGTGCCGGATCTCGAAGTCCGGGCCGAGGGCGTCAACGGTGGCGGGCGACAGCTCTTCAGCGATGAGTACGACGGGTTTCGAGCTCACGTGAGGTCCTCACAAGTCCAGTGCGGACGGCCGTCCCGACGGCCGCAGGCGGTGGAG
This genomic window from Streptomyces thermolilacinus SPC6 contains:
- a CDS encoding ABC transporter ATP-binding protein; the protein is MSAEEPLLSVRDLRISFDGADAVRGLSFDVRAGEVLALAGESGAGKSLTARALLGLVPREARVRGTVRLRGGTELVGAPRRTLAALWGRRVALVPQDALSALSPVHPVGDQVAAVLRSLHGVSRREARDRAGTALDRVGIPAARRDAYPHELSGGMRQRAVIALATAGDPDLVVADEPTTALDPDLRDQVLSVLAERRAATGGALVLVTHDLEAVRDHADRVLVLYAGRHAETGPAASVLGRPRAPYTAGLLASLPPAVPVPGRGRRLPAIGGTPPAPGEPAAGCAFAPRCPLAEDRCRAEVPAPRPVGDPADGRDVSCHRAAELPHALGELFLEAA
- the serA gene encoding phosphoglycerate dehydrogenase is translated as MSSKPVVLIAEELSPATVDALGPDFEIRHCNGANRDELLPAIADVDAILIRSATKVDSEAIAAAKRLKVVARAGVGLDNVDVSAATKAGVMVVNAPTSNIVTAAELACGLLVATARNIPQANTALKNGEWKRSKYTGVELSEKTLGVVGLGRIGVLVAQRMSAFGMKVVAYDPYVQPARAAQMGVKLLTLDELLEVSDFITVHLPKTPETIGLIGDDALHKVKPTVRIVNAARGGIVDEEALYSALKEGRVAGAGLDVYAKEPCTDSPLFQFDQVVCTPHLGASTDEAQEKAGIAVARSVRLALAGELVPDAVNVQGGVIAEDVKPGLPLAERLGRIFTALAGEVAVRLDVEVYGEITQHDVKVLELSALKGVFEDVVDETVSYVNAPLFAQERGVEVRLTTSSESPDHRNVITVRGTLGSGEEVAVSGTLVGPKHLQKLVAVGDFDVDLALADHMVVLRYEDRPGVVGTVGRILGEAGLNIAGMQVSRAEEGGEAVAVLTVDDSVPQPVLVELAAEVGATSVRSVNLT
- a CDS encoding ABC transporter permease subunit gives rise to the protein MTAPASGFRAGAARTLALAAVVAAVGLLPWYSGRDPALTVLRARSAEQEPTAEALAAVRVGLGLDAGPAALLADWVSGLARGDLGTSWVSGADVLPAVTAGLRVSLGLMGAALTVALAVAAALVAPVLVRGRGTSGAVAAMLAAVPEFLLATVALVVGAVWLGWFPAAGWQGPAHLVLPAVSLGVPAGGLLGRLAADALPAALDERWAELWRAAGVTRARIAGAALRRVLPPLVPQAGLVVVGLTGGAVAVETVFAVPGIGRTALGAARSQDLPLLQGSVLALLLLGLAVGGACALVRHRLLGPGLRDAGLTLPAPRPPRAGPALPLALAAVLFGVTGWGLLRDPYVLDTAARLAPPSYAHPLGTDGLGRDVLARLGHGAAATVGTAALVCAASLLLALLLGFAPRAASGVSDIANALPPVIAGILVAAAYGPGTGGAALAVALVSWPPLAAHAAALVQEVRASGFLLAQRAIGAGPVWVLTRHVLPSVAGPVARHALLRLPGTALALASLGFLGLGAQPPAPEWGLLLDESRAYVERAPWAALAPAAALAVLAALAVSAAAYGASARTTRSRKAPARVR
- a CDS encoding ATP-binding cassette domain-containing protein, whose product is MSALLEVRDLVVRYGTRVAVDGVSFEVRAGETLALVGPSGCGKSSTAAAALLLRRPDGGEVRFEGRELTGLPERALRALRPAMQPVFQDPYGSLSPRQRVRDAVAEPLRVQGRWDPVSGPARVAELLAMVGLDAAHGERRPHELSGGQCQRAGIARALASEPRLLVLDEPVSALDPSVRAGVLNLLAGLQESLGLGYLFISHDRALVRHFADRTAEMRAGRLVRVS
- a CDS encoding MFS transporter; this encodes MSPLARLLVASQFAFNTGFFAVLPYLAGHLGGTLGLGGWLVGLVLGLRTFSQQGLFVVGGALTDRFGPRPVVLAGCALRVAGFAWLAWAEAVWAVIAAVVLVGFAAALFSPAVESEAAREAVRLEAAAGLPRTRLLARFSAAGQAGALLGPALGAVLLAGDFRLACGAGAGVFLLVLAGHARLMPGRAGGDPTGRARAGAGRTAAELGRVLRHRPFLALTAAYAAYLLAYNQLYLALPAELDRATGSQAALGWLFALSSALVVAGQLPLERWAARRLSWAASLRVGLVVVAGAFAAGGALRGAGGPWSPVVFVVLLSVGQMLVSPAVRAWLPDLVDARRLGLYTGAMSSLAGLVVLVGGAPAGALAGTAWYWPALAVLALLGVAAVPRAAASGRGGADRSRTGAGGTATARTNRDAGTR